From a single Desulfobaccales bacterium genomic region:
- a CDS encoding anaerobic sulfatase maturase, with protein sequence MSNENLPPRIHVLAKPTGATCNLNCSYCFFLNKEQLYPGSHFRMSDAVLEHYIRQLIESHRTDKVTVAWQGGEPTLMGIDFYKRALEFQNQYQRPGMSFENTMQTNGTLLNDAWCEFFREQGFLIGISIDGPVELHDVYRVDKSGRPTFDRVMRGLRLLQKHGVEYNILTTVNRRNADHPLEVYRFLRDEAGATWMQFIPAIERLNQAGVSLYQEGTSVSERSVLPEQLGNFLSTIFDEWVRHDVGRVFVQTFEATVRNWLGLPSSGMCVFDATCGHGLALEHNGDLYSCDHFVEPKYLLGNIRQTHMMDLAGSEQQRTFGRAKLSTLPRYCRECEVGFACKGECPKNRFLTTPEGEPGLNYLCAGYRAFFHHVDRPLKIMAGLLRRGHPAAQVMEVLTDEAGRSALPFSKTGRNDPCPCGSGLKFKKCHGREVNVQARRTSL encoded by the coding sequence ATGAGCAATGAAAACCTACCCCCCCGAATCCACGTGCTGGCCAAGCCCACCGGGGCGACCTGCAACCTGAACTGTTCCTATTGCTTTTTTCTGAATAAAGAGCAGCTCTACCCCGGCAGTCACTTTCGCATGAGTGATGCGGTATTGGAGCATTACATTCGGCAGCTCATCGAGTCCCATCGCACTGATAAGGTGACGGTGGCCTGGCAGGGCGGAGAACCGACTCTGATGGGCATCGACTTCTATAAGCGCGCCCTCGAATTCCAGAACCAGTACCAGCGGCCGGGCATGAGCTTCGAAAACACCATGCAAACCAACGGCACGCTCCTGAACGACGCATGGTGCGAATTTTTCCGCGAGCAGGGCTTTCTCATCGGCATCAGTATCGACGGTCCGGTTGAACTGCACGATGTCTACCGGGTGGACAAGAGCGGCCGGCCAACCTTTGACCGGGTGATGCGCGGCCTGCGGCTGTTGCAGAAGCACGGGGTGGAATACAACATTCTGACCACCGTTAATCGGCGCAACGCTGATCACCCCCTCGAGGTTTACCGATTTTTAAGGGACGAAGCCGGCGCCACCTGGATGCAGTTCATTCCGGCCATCGAGCGCCTCAACCAAGCAGGGGTTTCCCTTTACCAGGAAGGGACCTCCGTTTCGGAGCGTTCAGTGCTGCCGGAACAGCTCGGCAATTTTCTGAGCACCATTTTTGACGAATGGGTCCGGCATGACGTCGGCCGCGTGTTCGTGCAGACCTTCGAGGCGACCGTGAGAAACTGGCTGGGCCTGCCTTCCTCCGGCATGTGCGTCTTCGATGCCACGTGCGGTCATGGACTTGCCCTGGAGCACAACGGCGACCTGTATTCCTGTGACCATTTTGTCGAGCCCAAGTACCTACTGGGCAACATCCGACAAACTCACATGATGGATCTGGCAGGCTCAGAGCAGCAGCGCACCTTTGGCCGCGCCAAGCTTTCGACGCTGCCCCGTTATTGCCGGGAATGCGAGGTGGGCTTCGCCTGTAAGGGCGAATGTCCCAAAAATCGGTTTCTTACCACGCCGGAGGGGGAACCGGGACTAAACTATTTGTGTGCGGGTTACCGGGCCTTCTTCCACCACGTCGACCGCCCTTTGAAGATCATGGCTGGCTTGCTGCGCCGGGGCCATCCAGCCGCGCAGGTCATGGAAGTCCTCACCGATGAGGCTGGCCGGTCCGCCCTACCGTTTTCCAAAACCGGTCGCAATGATCCCTGCCCGTGCGGCAGTGGTCTTAAGTTCAAGAAATGTCACGGCCGGGAGGTGAATGTCCAGGCCAGGAGAACTTCCCTGTAA
- a CDS encoding DUF202 domain-containing protein: protein MNVSNELARERTREAADRTLMAWIRTCLSLIGFGFGIAKFRDILVEGGLIRRAGDNINSTMIFGLSFISLGILGLLAAVIQHWRILHHIKLEDFQYTGFRPVVMITAILLLLIGLFAFISILLRV from the coding sequence ATGAATGTCTCCAACGAACTCGCTAGAGAACGCACCCGCGAGGCTGCTGACCGAACCCTTATGGCATGGATTCGTACCTGCCTCTCGTTGATTGGGTTCGGGTTTGGCATCGCCAAATTCCGGGACATTTTGGTTGAAGGTGGTCTTATCCGCCGAGCCGGCGATAATATTAACTCCACCATGATTTTTGGATTGAGTTTTATCTCCCTCGGCATCCTTGGTCTCCTCGCCGCGGTTATCCAACATTGGCGAATTCTGCACCATATCAAGCTTGAGGATTTCCAATATACCGGCTTCCGCCCAGTGGTAATGATAACCGCGATCCTATTGCTGCTCATCGGGCTCTTTGCTTTCATCTCTATCCTGCTAAGGGTTTAA
- a CDS encoding HAD family hydrolase, producing MKWRNVLRKIVVLCLIGTCAVLTFTGLALAQDPLPSWNEGPAKQAIVSFVRKVTDKSSVAYVPPADRLATFDQDGTLWVEHPIYTQAMFALDRVHELAPKHLEWKNEHPFKAILGNDQGAIASFTEQEWAKIIGATHAGMTTEAFLKIAQEWLARAKHPRFQKPYTELVYLPMLEVMHYLRVNGFKTFIVTGGGQEFVRVYSEQVYDIPPEQVVGSSIATKYEYQDRKPVLMRLPKVLFIDDHAGKAIGINLFIGKRPLAAFGNSGGDREMLEYTGAGSGARLMMLVLHDDAQREYAYGPAEGLPATKVGTFTQALYDEAKQDGWFVISMKKDWKKIFAWE from the coding sequence GTGAAATGGAGAAATGTTCTTAGGAAAATCGTGGTTCTTTGCCTCATTGGGACTTGTGCGGTCTTGACCTTTACCGGCCTGGCCCTGGCCCAGGACCCGTTGCCCTCCTGGAACGAAGGGCCGGCGAAGCAGGCGATCGTGAGTTTTGTCCGGAAAGTTACGGATAAGTCCAGCGTTGCTTATGTGCCGCCGGCGGACCGCCTCGCCACCTTCGACCAGGACGGCACGTTGTGGGTGGAACATCCTATCTACACCCAGGCTATGTTTGCCCTGGACCGGGTGCACGAACTTGCGCCCAAGCATCTAGAGTGGAAGAACGAGCATCCCTTCAAAGCGATCCTGGGGAACGACCAGGGGGCCATTGCCAGTTTCACCGAGCAGGAGTGGGCCAAAATCATTGGGGCTACGCACGCCGGTATGACCACCGAGGCGTTTCTAAAGATCGCCCAGGAATGGTTGGCCCGGGCCAAGCATCCTCGCTTCCAGAAGCCCTACACCGAACTCGTGTACCTCCCCATGCTGGAGGTCATGCACTATCTCCGGGTCAACGGCTTCAAGACTTTCATCGTCACCGGCGGCGGCCAGGAGTTTGTCCGAGTATACAGCGAGCAAGTCTACGACATACCGCCGGAGCAGGTGGTGGGCTCGAGCATCGCCACCAAGTATGAGTATCAGGACCGCAAGCCGGTGCTCATGCGGCTGCCCAAGGTGTTATTCATTGACGACCACGCCGGCAAGGCCATCGGTATCAACCTGTTCATCGGCAAGCGCCCCTTGGCCGCCTTTGGCAACTCCGGGGGCGACCGGGAGATGCTGGAGTACACCGGGGCAGGCTCCGGGGCGCGGCTTATGATGCTGGTGCTGCATGACGATGCCCAGCGCGAGTATGCCTATGGCCCGGCCGAGGGGCTACCGGCCACCAAGGTCGGCACCTTCACCCAGGCGCTTTACGATGAGGCGAAGCAGGATGGCTGGTTCGTCATCTCCATGAAAAAGGATTGGAAAAAGATCTTTGCCTGGGAGTAG
- a CDS encoding MarC family protein yields MPLLHISISDALIIFFLTLGPLKAIAPFAQLTQGTDSAFRRTLAWRATAIATLIVIIVALLGAVILQNWHVSVAAIVITGGLILFCQAFQLIMQPSAVAPPPQQKPGQAPPTMAMAQFSLALPILVTAPGIAAIVGFMAIAGGDWTQKGIVFASLLVIMGLNLVTLLNMEAILKRGPSPALKVLGWVMAILQAALAAQYIINGLVRLGALPTLGS; encoded by the coding sequence ATGCCTCTCTTGCACATCTCAATCTCAGACGCTTTAATAATTTTCTTTTTAACTCTCGGTCCGCTCAAGGCCATTGCCCCTTTTGCGCAGTTGACTCAGGGAACCGACTCTGCCTTTCGCCGGACCTTAGCCTGGCGGGCCACGGCGATTGCCACGCTTATCGTGATTATTGTGGCCCTGTTAGGTGCAGTCATCCTACAAAATTGGCATGTTTCCGTCGCCGCGATCGTCATCACCGGGGGCCTCATCCTCTTCTGCCAGGCATTCCAGCTGATCATGCAGCCCTCGGCCGTTGCGCCACCTCCCCAGCAAAAACCCGGACAGGCTCCGCCAACCATGGCGATGGCCCAATTCTCCCTGGCCCTTCCTATCCTGGTCACTGCTCCCGGCATCGCGGCCATTGTCGGATTCATGGCTATTGCCGGAGGCGATTGGACTCAAAAAGGCATTGTCTTCGCGTCGTTACTGGTGATCATGGGGCTGAACCTGGTCACCCTACTAAACATGGAGGCGATTTTAAAACGTGGCCCCTCACCTGCGCTTAAAGTCCTGGGATGGGTGATGGCCATACTCCAAGCGGCGCTGGCGGCGCAATATATAATTAATGGTCTGGTTCGGTTAGGGGCGCTCCCCACTCTGGGATCATAG
- a CDS encoding arylsulfatase, whose protein sequence is MPAEKQPNILVIWGDDIGMWNISAYSHGMMGYRTPNIDRIAAEGIMFTDCYGEQSCTAGRSAFITGQSVFRTGLSKVGMPGADIGLRGEDPTIAELLKPLGYATGQFGKNHLGDKDEFLPTKHGFDEFFGFLYHLNACEEPELRDYPPEADFPNFRKNYGPRGVLRCSADGRIEDTGQLTKKRMETIDDEVLDAATEYIDRQVKADKPFFVWFNTSHMHFRTHAKPESLGQSGRWQSEYHDVMIDHDKCVGALLQQLDDLGIADNTIVMYSTDNGPHMNSWPDGAMTPFRNEKDSNWEGAFRVPAMIRWPGKIKAGTVSNEIVSHLDWLPTFLAAAGDPNIKEKLLKGHQAGAKTFKVHLDGYNLLPFLKGEVEKSSRVEYFYFSDDGDLMALRYDNWKLIFMEQRMVGTLRIWQEPLVPLRFPKLFNLRTDPFERADITSNTYWDWVLDHVYLFLPAQKVVGEFLMTFQEYPPRQKAASFTIDQVLQKLLGGAGSR, encoded by the coding sequence ATGCCAGCAGAGAAGCAACCCAACATTCTGGTCATCTGGGGCGATGACATCGGCATGTGGAACATCAGTGCCTATAGCCACGGCATGATGGGCTACCGGACACCGAACATCGACCGCATCGCCGCAGAAGGGATCATGTTCACCGATTGCTATGGCGAGCAGAGCTGCACCGCGGGGCGTTCGGCGTTCATCACCGGCCAAAGCGTCTTCCGCACCGGCTTGAGCAAGGTGGGGATGCCGGGAGCCGATATAGGCCTGCGCGGCGAAGATCCCACCATCGCCGAGTTGTTGAAGCCGCTGGGCTACGCCACCGGTCAGTTCGGCAAGAATCACCTGGGTGACAAGGACGAATTTCTGCCTACCAAGCACGGGTTCGATGAGTTCTTCGGGTTCCTGTACCACCTGAACGCCTGCGAGGAGCCGGAACTGCGCGACTATCCCCCCGAAGCCGACTTTCCCAACTTCAGGAAGAACTACGGCCCCCGGGGCGTGCTCCGCTGTTCCGCCGACGGCCGCATCGAAGATACCGGCCAGCTAACCAAAAAGCGGATGGAGACCATCGACGACGAGGTCCTGGATGCAGCCACGGAATACATCGACCGCCAGGTCAAAGCCGATAAGCCGTTCTTCGTGTGGTTCAACACCTCGCACATGCACTTCCGGACCCATGCCAAGCCCGAGAGCCTCGGCCAGTCCGGCCGCTGGCAGTCGGAATACCACGACGTCATGATCGACCACGATAAGTGCGTGGGCGCCCTGCTGCAGCAACTGGATGACCTGGGCATCGCCGACAACACCATCGTCATGTACAGCACCGACAACGGGCCGCATATGAACTCCTGGCCCGACGGCGCCATGACGCCCTTTCGCAACGAGAAGGATTCCAACTGGGAAGGCGCCTTCCGGGTGCCTGCTATGATACGCTGGCCCGGCAAGATCAAGGCCGGCACCGTGTCCAACGAGATCGTCAGCCACCTGGACTGGTTACCCACCTTCCTGGCCGCCGCGGGCGACCCGAACATCAAGGAGAAACTCCTCAAAGGCCATCAGGCGGGGGCCAAGACCTTCAAGGTGCACCTGGACGGCTACAACCTCCTGCCTTTCTTAAAGGGCGAGGTTGAGAAAAGCTCTCGGGTGGAGTATTTCTACTTCTCCGACGACGGCGACCTCATGGCTCTGCGGTACGATAATTGGAAGCTGATCTTCATGGAGCAGCGGATGGTAGGCACCCTGCGGATCTGGCAGGAGCCGCTGGTGCCGTTACGGTTTCCAAAGCTCTTTAATCTGCGCACGGACCCCTTCGAGCGGGCGGACATCACCTCAAACACTTACTGGGACTGGGTGCTCGATCACGTTTACCTGTTTCTGCCGGCGCAGAAAGTCGTGGGAGAATTTCTGATGACGTTCCAGGAGTATCCCCCGCGCCAGAAGGCGGCGAGCTTCACCATCGACCAGGTGTTGCAGAAACTCCTGGGGGGCGCCGGTAGTCGTTAA